One Mytilus trossulus isolate FHL-02 chromosome 5, PNRI_Mtr1.1.1.hap1, whole genome shotgun sequence DNA segment encodes these proteins:
- the LOC134719242 gene encoding uncharacterized protein LOC134719242 codes for MKLAIDSQQRGQYMVKVINPVINADDDKVSLRSIPLISTLHNFKFTDNGLQVWRAYDIGQGKLISWNSIIDKKIPVIQLFVHHDWSYTQFATMGSVVVDREDDDDDEEDDNEDEDTQNESNDEDKITEPVLKKRRTISKIFTCPEEGCTRSFKHSSSLDQHIMLGNCNVKEGKLSLADRTKVLYAQKLEDGNLGVSFTKQSDNNNNDATDKLNKGWALKVNKPKTIFILDQKAYLHEKFMIGKTTGRKEDPSKVAEEMRYVLKKWRKNRFTRSQYITSQQIASYFSRLVQKEKKIDETDLIAATADSKCSVLKRKVLKECSL; via the exons ATGAAACTG GCAATTGATTCGCAACAAAGAGGCCAGTACATGGTGAAAGTGATAAATCCTGTTATTAATGCTGATGATGATAAGGTCTCACTTAGAAGTATTCCATTGATTTCTACGCTCCATAATTTTAAGTTTACTGATAATGGATTGCAAGTTTGGAGAGCTTATGATATTGGTCAAG gaAAGTTGATATCATGGAACAGCATTATTGATAAGAAAATTCCTGTGATACAGCTTTTTGTTCATCATGATTGGTCGTATACCCAGTTTGCTACCATGGGTTCAGTAGTTGTTGACAGAG aggatgatgatgatgatgaggaGGATGATAATGAAGATGAAGATACACAAAATGAGAGTAATGATGAAGATAAAATTACAGAACCAGTTCTTAAGAAGAGACGGACAATATCAAAAATCTTTACTTGTCCTGAGGAAGGATGTACACGTTCTTTTAAACATTCATCTTCACTAGATCAGCACATCATGTTGGGGAACTGTAATGTGAAGGAAGGAAAACTTAGCCTGGCAGATAGAACAAAGGTTTTATATGCTCAGAAGTTGGAAGATGGGAATTTAGGAGTGTCATTTACCAAACAATCTGACAACAACAACAATGATGCTACTGACAAACTAAACAAAGGATGGGCATTAAAGGTGAACAAACCAAAAACGATTTTTATATTAGACCAAAAGGCTTACTTGCATGAAAAATTTATGATTGGGAAAACAACTGGAAGAAAAGAGGACCCATCAAAAGTAGCTGAGGAGATGCgatatgtcttaaaaaaatggagaaaaaacaGGTTCACTAGATCTCAATATATAACCTCACAACAAATAGCTAGCTATTTCTCAAGACTTGtgcaaaaagaaaagaagatcGATGAAACGGATTTAATAGCTGCAACTGCAGACAGTAAATGTTCTGTTTTGAAAAGGAAGGTTTTGAAAGAATGTTCTCTATAA